A region from the Sutcliffiella horikoshii genome encodes:
- a CDS encoding DUF1444 domain-containing protein, with amino-acid sequence MEKMTVLKIKRLMEEKLSHPNWVFTYDREKESLRVEDKETQKGISISLQGVLSKYEQSNDLNAIEEYVYYVKEALTSMKMPVQLNGAERHIYPVIRSTSFPTTSNDIPLVYDDHTAETRIYYAVDLGKSYKLIDEQLLQRENLTKNTIKEMAMFNVRSLPTNMKEDVVAGNTFYFVRSNDGYDASRILNDSFLDSFKKQVSGTMTVSVPHQDVLILSDIQNEVGYDILAELTMSFFVNGKIPITALSFLYEEGELEPIFILGKDNKKNK; translated from the coding sequence ATGGAAAAAATGACAGTACTTAAAATTAAAAGATTAATGGAAGAGAAATTATCCCATCCAAACTGGGTATTTACATATGATCGAGAAAAAGAATCCTTACGGGTTGAAGATAAGGAAACGCAAAAGGGAATCTCTATCTCACTGCAGGGTGTGCTATCAAAATACGAACAATCAAATGATTTAAATGCGATTGAAGAATATGTGTATTATGTCAAAGAAGCTCTAACAAGCATGAAGATGCCTGTTCAATTGAATGGTGCGGAACGCCATATCTATCCTGTTATCCGCTCTACCTCATTTCCAACGACAAGTAATGACATTCCGTTGGTTTATGATGACCATACAGCGGAAACTAGAATTTACTATGCGGTAGATTTGGGAAAGTCCTATAAATTAATTGATGAGCAACTTCTTCAAAGAGAGAATTTAACCAAGAACACCATTAAAGAAATGGCCATGTTTAATGTTAGATCGCTTCCGACAAATATGAAAGAAGATGTGGTCGCAGGAAATACCTTTTATTTTGTTCGTTCCAATGATGGATACGATGCAAGCAGAATATTAAACGACTCTTTCTTAGATTCCTTTAAGAAGCAAGTATCTGGAACGATGACTGTATCTGTTCCTCATCAGGATGTTTTGATACTTTCAGATATTCAAAACGAAGTAGGCTATGATATCCTTGCCGAACTGACCATGAGCTTTTTCGTAAACGGCAAAATCCCGATAACCGCCCTGTCCTTCCTTTATGAAGAAGGAGAACTAGAACCAATATTCATCCTGGGAAAAGACAACAAAAAAAATAAATAA
- the ytpR gene encoding YtpR family tRNA-binding protein, producing the protein MNVYYNQEGIGDTLLIYIKEINLNNRMVEKTGDIAKIIDKETKEIAGYNLFNASKYVAVNDFKGPVNLTEDLIAELNKALNENGVKETLNPDLSPKFVVGHVTEKEKHPNADKLSVCKVDVGTEVLQIVCGAPNVDSGQYVVVAKVGAVMPSGLVIKDAELRGVASSGMICSAKELDLPDAPAEKGILVLEAGKYEAGQPFLS; encoded by the coding sequence ATTAACGTGTACTATAACCAAGAAGGCATAGGCGACACACTACTAATCTACATAAAAGAAATCAATTTAAACAATCGAATGGTAGAAAAAACCGGAGACATTGCGAAGATTATAGATAAAGAAACAAAAGAAATAGCAGGATACAACCTTTTCAATGCATCCAAATATGTAGCAGTCAACGACTTCAAAGGCCCAGTTAACCTGACAGAAGACCTGATTGCAGAACTTAATAAAGCGTTGAACGAAAATGGTGTAAAGGAAACACTTAATCCCGACCTCAGCCCCAAATTTGTCGTAGGACATGTGACGGAAAAGGAGAAACACCCAAATGCAGACAAACTAAGCGTATGTAAAGTGGATGTAGGGACAGAAGTACTTCAGATTGTTTGTGGTGCCCCCAATGTGGATAGCGGGCAATATGTCGTAGTGGCAAAGGTCGGAGCAGTGATGCCTAGCGGACTTGTCATTAAAGATGCAGAACTGAGAGGCGTTGCATCCTCAGGAATGATTTGTTCGGCGAAAGAACTCGATCTTCCCGACGCACCGGCTGAAAAAGGCATCCTTGTTTTAGAAGCTGGAAAATATGAAGCGGGACAACCGTTTTTAAGTTAA